A part of Aegilops tauschii subsp. strangulata cultivar AL8/78 chromosome 2, Aet v6.0, whole genome shotgun sequence genomic DNA contains:
- the LOC109740815 gene encoding protein PHLOEM PROTEIN 2-LIKE A10, whose product MNCVPTFSCHHRRWIVCAGAAAGAYLIYHHPAVAARRRRFSRLASALSSLADAVAAVASDLAAFLQSDSDSLPTTLTQLSKLASSHEATASASALSGALTAGVLRGYASVTSPASAGEVAFSDRLVEKLFSPAGERLVSAVAGSFGRDIVLACYSVPADPSGSAGSSPASWVDIVTSGSCRRAIRSWVEVFTSTAVGVFIDKTIHINTYDQICAAATNPAYDSKLQKLLVALCSASVETLVKTSHGVLSNGNGNAHSGNGEVGEGWTETVSSALAVPSNRKLVLDLTGRATFEAVRSFLEFVLWRLHDAARAGGDATARAGLCVLRYMSERSMVVAAICIVLCLHVLNRTWLLAPA is encoded by the coding sequence ATGAACTGCGTCCCCACCTTCTCCTGCCACCACCGCCGCTGGATCGTCTGTGCGGGCGCTGCTGCTGGTGCTTACCTGATCTACCACCACCCAgccgtcgccgcccgccgccgccgcttctcCCGCCTGGCCTCGGCTCTCTCGTCCCTCGCCGAtgccgtcgccgccgtcgcctccgACCTCGCGGCCTTTCTCCAATCTGACTCCGACTCGCTGCCTACCACTCTCACTCAACTATCCAAGCTCGCCTCCTCCCACGAGGCgaccgcctccgcctccgcgctCTCCGGGGCCCTCACCGCCGGCGTGCTCCGCGGCTACGCCTCCGTCACCAGTCCAGCTTCCGCAGGCGAGGTAGCGTTTTCGGATCGTCTTGTTGAGAAGCTGTTCTCCCCAGCCGGCGAGCGGCTCGTCTCAGCCGTGGCGGGCAGCTTCGGGCGCGACATCGTGCTCGCCTGTTATTCTGTCCCAGCCGATCCTTCAGGATCGGCGGGATCATCACCGGCGAGCTGGGTAGACATTGTCACCAGTGGGAGTTGCCGTAGGGCGATCCGCAGCTGGGTGGAGGTCTTCACGTCCACCGCCGTGGGCGTCTTCATTGACAAGACCATCCACATCAACACCTACGATCAGATCTGCGCCGCTGCCACAAACCCGGCCTACGACTCCAAGCTGCAAAAGCTTCTGGTGGCACTCTGCAGTGCTTCCGTCGAGACGTTGGTGAAGACCTCCCACGGCGTACTCTCCAATGGCAATGGAAATGCTCACAGTGGCAATGGTGAGGTTGGGGAAGGATGGACAGAAACGGTCTCGAGTGCGCTTGCTGTTCCAAGCAATCGGAAGCTTGTTCTGGATCTGACGGGCAGGGCGACATTCGAGGCAGTGCGGTCTTTCCTTGAGTTTGTGCTGTGGAGGCTGCATgatgctgcaagggctggcggtGATGCCACAGCGAGGGCTGGATTGTGTGTCTTGAGGTATATGAGCGAAAGGTCCATGGTTGTCGCTGCCATCTGCATAGTATTGTGCTTGCATGTGTTGAACCGCACATGGCTCTTGGCACCGGCTTGA